The DNA segment TCTGCATTGCCTGTTCAATTTCTTCTAAATCCACTTTTGAAAGGTGCTCCAGTCGATTACTAAAACGAGATTCAATCGTTGCAAATGCCTCATTCATCATATTTTCTCCTGCGTTTGATAATTGGATGAATTGTTTTCGGTGGTCCTCGGCATCGCTCCATTTGTGAAGGAGATTCTTTTCACTTAATTTAGTTAGCTCACGACTCGTATTAGACTTAGACATATTCAAACAATCGCTAATTTCACTCGGACTTATTGGTTGGCTTACAGTAATCAATTCTAGAATGTTATACTGCCCTTGAGTAATAGAACTGGGCTTAGCATCTTTTGTTAGCTCGTGTTTCACCTGATGAATAGACGTTATAAATTCGATCATCTTTTTGAAGAGTATTTCTCTACTCATTTCTTCACCTCTTAATGAAAGATACCAAAATAGTTATCAAAAAACAATTATCAATTGATAACTAAAAGAAGAGATGGTACTATTTAGTTATCAAATGATAACTAAGGAGCAAGAAATGAATCTACTTGTTATTTATACATATCCAAACCATCAGAGTCTAAATGGTGCGTTTTTACAGAGTGTCATTGAAGGCAGTAAGAAAAATTCTCTTATCACAAAACTGAAGATTTTAGATTTATATAAAGAGGAGTTTGATCCTGTCTTAGTATTTAACGAGCAT comes from the Alkalihalobacillus sp. FSL W8-0930 genome and includes:
- a CDS encoding MarR family winged helix-turn-helix transcriptional regulator is translated as MSREILFKKMIEFITSIHQVKHELTKDAKPSSITQGQYNILELITVSQPISPSEISDCLNMSKSNTSRELTKLSEKNLLHKWSDAEDHRKQFIQLSNAGENMMNEAFATIESRFSNRLEHLSKVDLEEIEQAMQTLNEKLLK